One segment of uncultured Tolumonas sp. DNA contains the following:
- a CDS encoding DUF3737 family protein produces the protein MSEKQTIRDCFFEGERSLYAKNHIHLENVQFRPGESPLKHAHQISTAQCEFMGKYPLWHSNEITIEQCHFTEVARAAIWYTQNICMRNSIVNAPKMFRQSSNLTIENSRFLNAGETLWNCRSIRMKDVEFSNADYILMNSENIEIENMKLQGNYSFQDAKNIVIRNSILDSKDAFWGAENITVYDSILDGEYLGWHSKNLRLINCTIRGEQPLCYATDLVMENCKMENTNFCFEYSTVQADICSGIVSVRNPKGGYIRAPHIDEIIIDEHCLNPGACKIQLVNSKVA, from the coding sequence ATGTCTGAAAAACAAACCATTCGTGATTGCTTTTTTGAGGGTGAGAGATCTCTATACGCGAAGAACCATATACATTTAGAAAATGTGCAATTTCGTCCGGGAGAATCGCCACTGAAACATGCACATCAGATCTCGACGGCACAATGCGAATTCATGGGGAAATACCCATTATGGCACAGTAACGAAATCACGATCGAACAATGCCATTTTACCGAAGTCGCTCGCGCTGCTATTTGGTACACACAAAATATCTGCATGCGAAATAGCATTGTCAATGCCCCAAAAATGTTCCGGCAGTCATCTAATCTCACTATTGAAAACTCCCGATTTTTAAATGCTGGTGAAACATTATGGAACTGCCGGAGCATCCGCATGAAAGATGTCGAATTCAGCAATGCTGATTACATTTTGATGAACAGTGAAAACATTGAAATCGAAAATATGAAATTGCAGGGCAATTATTCGTTTCAGGATGCGAAAAATATTGTCATCCGGAATTCCATTCTTGATTCAAAAGATGCTTTCTGGGGTGCAGAGAATATAACCGTCTACGATAGTATTTTAGATGGAGAATACCTTGGCTGGCATTCGAAAAACCTGCGATTAATAAACTGTACCATTCGAGGTGAACAGCCGCTGTGTTATGCCACAGATCTAGTAATGGAAAACTGCAAGATGGAAAACACAAATTTCTGTTTTGAATATTCTACCGTACAGGCGGATATTTGCTCCGGGATCGTCAGTGTGCGTAATCCGAAAGGCGGGTACATTCGTGCGCCACACATTGATGAAATCATTATTGATGAACACTGTCTTAATCCTGGCGCTTGCAAAATTCAGCTCGTGAATTCAAAGGTGGCCTGA
- a CDS encoding PatB family C-S lyase → MNFDFDSITPRQNSGSYKWDISDDPELLPMWVADMDFKTAPAIIEALEQRVRHGIFGYTKVPETYFSAIQRWFTTRHQFEIAREWILYTSGVVPALSAILRAVTNPGDKVLVQTPVYNCFFSSIRNMECEILENPLIQIDGQFEMDFADLEQKASLPSVKTLLLCNPHNPVGRAWTATELRRLGEICQRNKVLVISDEIHCGLVFPHQGHQPYATLGADFLAQSITCLSPSKTFNIAGLQIANIVVADPALRSSVDKTLNIHEVCDVNPLSVTATIAAYTKGAEWLDALRHYLYENYRWSPIFSTENCLHSG, encoded by the coding sequence ATGAACTTTGATTTTGACAGTATCACGCCTCGGCAAAATAGCGGATCTTATAAATGGGATATCTCTGATGACCCCGAATTGTTACCCATGTGGGTTGCCGACATGGATTTCAAAACAGCACCTGCCATTATCGAAGCACTAGAGCAACGTGTACGCCATGGAATTTTTGGATACACCAAAGTGCCAGAAACCTATTTTTCGGCGATACAACGTTGGTTTACAACACGTCACCAGTTTGAAATAGCGCGAGAGTGGATACTCTATACGTCAGGTGTAGTCCCAGCCCTTTCTGCCATATTACGCGCGGTCACTAACCCCGGAGACAAAGTGCTGGTTCAGACACCAGTCTATAACTGTTTTTTTTCGTCTATTCGCAATATGGAGTGCGAGATCCTCGAAAATCCGCTTATACAAATTGATGGACAATTCGAGATGGATTTTGCTGATTTAGAGCAAAAAGCATCATTACCGAGTGTGAAGACGTTACTTTTATGCAATCCGCATAACCCGGTTGGTCGGGCCTGGACGGCAACAGAACTGCGTCGCCTCGGCGAAATTTGCCAACGCAATAAAGTGTTGGTGATCAGTGATGAAATTCATTGTGGTCTGGTGTTTCCCCATCAGGGGCATCAACCCTATGCCACACTGGGCGCTGATTTTCTGGCGCAATCCATTACGTGCCTATCACCCAGCAAAACATTCAACATAGCCGGATTACAGATCGCCAATATTGTGGTCGCAGATCCAGCTTTACGCAGTAGCGTCGATAAAACCCTCAATATTCATGAGGTATGCGATGTAAACCCTTTGAGTGTCACAGCAACCATTGCCGCTTATACAAAAGGTGCAGAATGGTTAGACGCACTGCGGCATTATCTCTATGAAAACTATCGCTGGTCGCCAATTTTCTCAACAGAGAATTGCCTGCACTCAGGTTGA